The Natrinema sp. HArc-T2 genome has a segment encoding these proteins:
- a CDS encoding bifunctional precorrin-2 dehydrogenase/sirohydrochlorin ferrochelatase: protein MIPLLHDFTDTTVLVFGGGHVGARKARRFDREAHVIVVSPTFADREFGGAELVRAAPDPDEIPGWLERTTPALVVAATDDDTINDAIADAARERGTLVNRADRSGERDSGSVVVPATVREDPVVVSVATGGQAPALSKYLRQELEETLSGAGEMAQVCAEVREELKSRDVAVDRRQQIVTDVVNSPDVWTALRTGTSNSPQVIEDVLAENLSTGGDRS, encoded by the coding sequence ATGATTCCACTCTTACACGACTTCACCGACACGACGGTGCTCGTCTTCGGCGGCGGCCACGTGGGTGCACGGAAAGCCCGGCGGTTCGACCGTGAAGCGCACGTGATCGTCGTCAGTCCGACCTTTGCCGACCGGGAGTTCGGCGGAGCCGAACTCGTGCGGGCCGCACCCGACCCGGACGAGATTCCGGGTTGGCTCGAGCGGACGACTCCCGCACTGGTCGTCGCCGCGACGGACGACGACACGATCAACGATGCCATCGCCGACGCGGCCCGCGAACGGGGCACGCTCGTCAATCGTGCGGACCGGTCGGGAGAGCGCGACTCCGGTAGCGTCGTCGTTCCCGCGACCGTCCGCGAGGATCCCGTCGTCGTCTCGGTCGCGACCGGCGGGCAAGCACCCGCACTGAGCAAGTATCTCCGCCAGGAACTCGAGGAAACGCTTTCCGGAGCCGGCGAGATGGCGCAGGTCTGTGCGGAGGTGCGCGAAGAACTCAAATCCCGGGACGTGGCGGTCGACCGACGGCAGCAGATCGTCACCGACGTCGTTAATTCTCCAGATGTTTGGACAGCTTTACGTACAGGTACTTCCAACAGTCCCCAAGTGATCGAGGACGTGCTCGCCGAGAATCTGTCTACTGGGGGTGATCGGTCGTGA
- a CDS encoding Lrp/AsnC family transcriptional regulator, whose product MTTDVDLTERERAVVNAFQGGFPVVERPFEPAAAAMRENGIDIDAAGLLETIRDLDDRGVLSRFGPLVNAQEIGGAATLVAMHAPEDHFDEVVEAVNAHREVAHNYEREHPHLNVWFVVSVADEDRVEEVLAEIEAETGQETYNLPKQREFRVEAKFYVDGPLDGDGDIAAAGIDLSERGPDVEPTDDATLSPAERDLVLEIQGGVPLTETPYADVADAIGQEADWVLETIKRFEREGKIRRIGVVPNHYALGYTENGMTVWNVPDEVVPEVGPEVAALPFVTHCYRRPRHEGVWPYNFFAMTHGRSEDESQQRIEQVRETMSEYWDVSEDDWDSLFSTQILKKTGIRLDERADANTRAQ is encoded by the coding sequence ATGACCACGGACGTCGATCTCACGGAGCGCGAACGGGCGGTCGTCAACGCCTTTCAGGGCGGCTTTCCTGTCGTGGAACGACCGTTCGAGCCTGCTGCGGCTGCCATGCGCGAGAACGGGATCGACATCGACGCGGCGGGGCTGCTCGAGACGATTCGTGACTTGGATGATCGCGGCGTCCTCTCGCGGTTCGGCCCGCTCGTCAACGCCCAGGAGATCGGCGGCGCGGCGACGCTGGTCGCCATGCACGCCCCCGAAGACCACTTCGACGAGGTCGTCGAGGCCGTCAACGCCCACCGCGAGGTAGCTCACAACTACGAGCGCGAGCATCCACACCTGAACGTCTGGTTCGTCGTCAGCGTCGCCGACGAGGACCGCGTCGAGGAGGTGTTAGCCGAGATCGAAGCTGAGACGGGCCAGGAGACGTACAACCTGCCGAAACAACGCGAGTTCCGCGTCGAAGCCAAGTTCTACGTCGACGGCCCACTCGACGGCGACGGGGACATCGCGGCAGCCGGGATCGACCTATCCGAGCGCGGCCCCGACGTCGAACCGACCGACGACGCGACGTTGTCGCCAGCCGAACGCGACCTCGTCCTCGAGATCCAAGGCGGCGTCCCGCTGACCGAAACACCGTATGCGGACGTGGCTGACGCGATCGGCCAGGAGGCCGACTGGGTGCTCGAGACCATCAAACGATTCGAGCGTGAGGGCAAGATCCGCCGGATCGGCGTCGTGCCCAACCACTACGCGCTGGGCTATACGGAAAACGGGATGACGGTCTGGAACGTCCCCGACGAGGTCGTCCCCGAGGTCGGCCCCGAAGTCGCTGCGCTGCCGTTCGTCACGCACTGTTATCGGCGACCGCGTCACGAGGGCGTTTGGCCGTACAACTTCTTCGCGATGACCCACGGCCGCAGCGAGGACGAAAGCCAGCAGCGTATCGAACAGGTCCGCGAGACCATGAGCGAGTACTGGGACGTCTCCGAGGACGACTGGGACTCCCTGTTTTCGACACAGATCTTGAAGAAAACCGGGATTCGACTGGACGAACGCGCCGACGCGAACACCAGAGCGCAGTAA
- a CDS encoding DUF5778 family protein, giving the protein MADSNSNVLDEDLYQRTKALLEPGEIELNGAIVHTDYDGQDDVQMMQATIDVGDIIAEHAGHDPKDCYVYSGNDDTDFSSNQHQGLTLEDEEFVWECQQLLREGSFDIVIYYEASADHEAILEDIRDLGFDVTGVEGDRTD; this is encoded by the coding sequence ATGGCAGACTCGAACTCCAACGTTCTCGACGAGGATCTCTATCAGCGGACCAAAGCGCTGCTCGAGCCCGGCGAGATCGAACTCAACGGCGCGATCGTCCACACCGACTACGACGGCCAAGACGACGTCCAGATGATGCAGGCGACGATCGACGTCGGCGACATTATCGCCGAGCACGCAGGCCACGACCCGAAAGACTGCTACGTCTACTCGGGCAACGACGACACCGACTTCTCCTCGAACCAGCATCAGGGACTGACCCTCGAAGACGAGGAGTTCGTCTGGGAGTGTCAGCAACTGCTGCGCGAGGGTAGCTTCGACATCGTCATCTACTACGAGGCTAGCGCCGACCACGAGGCGATCCTCGAGGACATCCGTGACCTGGGCTTCGACGTGACCGGCGTCGAAGGCGATCGGACGGACTGA
- the uppS gene encoding polyprenyl diphosphate synthase, protein MKRWLRGRVDAAYERLLSREISGAPTHVAVIQDGNRRYARKRGGDAHEGHRAGAKTTERVLEWCQDIGVEELTLYAFSTENFERPPDEREALFDLLESKLREFADADRVHDNDVHIRALGDVDRLPKRVREAVAYAEDRTNDYDEFVLNIALAYGGRAELLEAVRGVAEAVDAGELSPDEIDVGDIEQRLYDRPVRDVDLIIRTGGDERTSNFLPWHANGNEAAVFFCTPYWPEFSKTDFLRGIRTYEHRQESWRRTRARRALALLGAVSEPELAEARAIVDRFRDSLPSSERPDAGEFETGDSSSQIAD, encoded by the coding sequence ATGAAGCGGTGGCTCCGCGGACGCGTCGATGCGGCCTACGAACGGCTGCTTTCACGTGAGATATCCGGCGCGCCAACCCACGTTGCGGTGATCCAAGACGGCAATCGACGGTATGCCCGAAAGCGAGGCGGCGACGCCCACGAGGGCCACCGCGCCGGTGCGAAGACGACCGAACGCGTCCTCGAGTGGTGTCAGGATATCGGCGTCGAGGAGTTGACGCTGTATGCGTTCTCGACGGAGAACTTCGAGCGCCCGCCCGACGAGCGAGAGGCGTTGTTCGACCTCCTCGAATCGAAACTCCGCGAGTTCGCCGACGCCGACCGCGTCCACGACAACGACGTCCACATCCGCGCCCTCGGCGATGTCGACCGGCTCCCCAAGCGGGTTCGTGAGGCCGTCGCCTACGCCGAGGACCGAACCAACGACTACGACGAGTTCGTCCTCAACATCGCGCTGGCCTACGGCGGTCGTGCAGAGCTCCTCGAGGCCGTCCGCGGCGTCGCCGAAGCCGTCGATGCGGGCGAACTCTCGCCCGACGAGATCGACGTCGGGGACATCGAACAGCGACTCTACGACCGCCCGGTGCGTGACGTCGACCTGATCATCCGAACCGGCGGCGACGAGCGCACGTCGAATTTTCTCCCCTGGCACGCCAACGGCAACGAGGCCGCGGTTTTCTTCTGTACGCCCTACTGGCCGGAGTTCTCGAAGACGGACTTCCTTCGGGGGATCCGAACCTATGAACACCGCCAGGAGTCCTGGCGGCGCACTCGTGCCCGGCGTGCGCTGGCCTTACTCGGGGCCGTCAGCGAACCAGAACTCGCCGAAGCGCGCGCGATCGTCGACCGGTTCCGCGACTCGCTGCCCTCGAGCGAACGGCCCGACGCCGGCGAGTTCGAGACTGGCGACTCGAGCAGCCAGATCGCAGACTAG
- a CDS encoding undecaprenyl diphosphate synthase family protein, which yields MGLYERYLAFRIRRHDGDPPDHIALVITERDLLERGAYETLTDFFEWAVEYASQVTVYVSVLDAAAVPALQRELERIDAPRPVAVRGPDDKARADAPIRIGIGLGGKHEFTSAVRTLAERVDAGSLEPDEIDDEDVEDHLVFPSEPDLVIKTGAERLSDFMIWQSVYSELYFTDVNWRDFRKRDFLRAVREYCNRSRRFGR from the coding sequence GTGGGACTGTACGAACGGTATCTGGCCTTTCGAATCCGCCGCCACGACGGCGACCCGCCGGATCACATCGCGCTCGTGATCACCGAGCGCGATCTGTTAGAGCGAGGTGCCTACGAGACGCTCACCGATTTCTTCGAGTGGGCCGTCGAATACGCCTCGCAGGTGACCGTCTACGTCAGCGTCCTCGACGCGGCGGCGGTGCCGGCTTTGCAACGTGAACTCGAGCGGATCGACGCACCGCGGCCCGTCGCCGTCCGCGGACCCGACGACAAGGCACGCGCCGATGCGCCGATCCGGATCGGGATCGGCCTCGGCGGAAAACACGAGTTCACCAGCGCCGTCCGAACCCTCGCCGAGCGCGTCGACGCAGGCAGCCTCGAGCCCGACGAGATCGATGACGAGGATGTCGAAGACCATCTCGTCTTTCCCTCCGAGCCGGATCTGGTGATCAAAACCGGCGCAGAGCGCCTCTCGGATTTTATGATCTGGCAGTCGGTCTATTCGGAGCTGTACTTTACCGACGTCAACTGGCGGGACTTTCGCAAACGGGACTTCCTGCGGGCAGTGCGCGAGTACTGTAATCGGTCGCGGCGGTTCGGCCGCTGA
- a CDS encoding TIGR00297 family protein — MTAPVRQAGVFAALCTLSLVVPLASPRVGAAIAGAVLLGAYVITDGPLFDLLAYPGDYEDSRLYGLITFVLAAVALGLMATAASMPVAIFVGTILLVGYGNLGEQLIRLRTDSPVVRVVGFCLTAAAAAVAGQAITRSLAGEAVVSALPLMVFLAASGAFLAALLRDVLLRSDDPIVVLSVGLLLWLLAELEPTIGPTELLIALAVTVVLGYTSYALETASIAGMLTGVLLVLLTTVLGGYGWFAVLVSFFAIGGLSTKFRYEEKTELGVAEDNNGARGSGNVLGNAAVALVAVLGYAASDAGLLPHEPELFLFAFTGSIATAMSDTLSSEIGSVFDRPRLITTLQPVAPGTDGGVTWQGELAGIAGAAIVAAIATGLFPEVGAAGAAIILAAGIAGMTVDSLLGATLEGSVLGNQGVNFLATLSGALVSALLVLTGAVFG; from the coding sequence GTGACGGCACCCGTTCGGCAAGCTGGCGTGTTCGCAGCCCTCTGTACGCTGTCGCTTGTCGTTCCGCTCGCTAGCCCGCGCGTCGGAGCTGCGATCGCCGGCGCCGTCCTGTTGGGTGCCTACGTTATCACCGACGGCCCGCTGTTCGACCTACTTGCCTACCCGGGCGATTACGAGGATTCGCGGCTCTACGGACTCATCACGTTCGTCCTCGCGGCAGTCGCGCTCGGACTCATGGCGACCGCCGCATCGATGCCGGTCGCCATCTTCGTCGGAACGATCCTGCTCGTCGGCTACGGCAACCTCGGCGAGCAACTCATCAGGCTGCGAACCGACAGCCCCGTCGTCCGCGTCGTCGGCTTCTGTCTGACGGCAGCCGCCGCAGCCGTCGCCGGCCAGGCCATCACTCGCTCGCTGGCGGGCGAGGCCGTCGTCTCGGCGCTGCCGCTCATGGTCTTTCTGGCGGCCAGCGGTGCGTTTCTCGCCGCGCTGTTGCGTGACGTTCTGTTGCGCTCCGACGACCCCATCGTCGTCCTCTCGGTCGGGCTCTTGCTGTGGCTGCTTGCGGAACTCGAGCCGACCATCGGCCCGACGGAACTCCTCATCGCGCTTGCAGTCACCGTCGTACTCGGCTATACGTCCTATGCCCTCGAGACCGCTTCCATTGCGGGGATGCTCACCGGCGTCTTGCTCGTCTTGCTGACGACCGTCCTCGGCGGCTACGGCTGGTTTGCCGTCCTCGTCTCCTTTTTCGCCATCGGCGGCCTCTCGACGAAGTTCCGCTACGAGGAAAAGACGGAACTCGGCGTCGCCGAGGACAACAACGGCGCCCGTGGAAGCGGCAACGTCCTCGGCAACGCCGCGGTCGCACTCGTCGCCGTCCTCGGCTATGCCGCCAGCGACGCCGGCTTGCTCCCCCACGAACCCGAGCTCTTCTTATTCGCCTTTACCGGCTCGATCGCCACCGCGATGAGCGACACTCTCTCGAGCGAGATCGGGAGCGTCTTCGACCGACCGCGACTGATCACGACCCTCCAGCCGGTCGCTCCCGGCACTGACGGCGGCGTCACCTGGCAGGGTGAACTCGCCGGTATCGCCGGCGCAGCCATCGTCGCCGCCATCGCTACCGGGCTGTTCCCCGAAGTGGGTGCCGCCGGCGCGGCGATCATCCTTGCCGCAGGGATCGCCGGAATGACCGTCGATAGCCTGCTCGGCGCGACGCTCGAGGGATCGGTACTCGGCAATCAGGGCGTGAATTTCCTCGCGACGCTGTCGGGTGCGCTCGTCAGTGCCCTGCTGGTGTTGACCGGTGCCGTCTTCGGCTGA
- the dnaG gene encoding DNA primase DnaG, whose amino-acid sequence MEDTSKYLIHADVTADGVVERSDVVGAIFGQTEGLLGDELDLRDLRQSGKVGRIDVEISSTGGQSHGQVTIATGLDKVETATLAASLETITRVGPCRADLEVRKIEDVRAAKRKEVVDRAKELLRTGFDDSIMSSDEILAEVRQHVRVEDITEYEGLPAGPRVTDSDAIIVVEGRADVLTLLKYGIKNAIAVEGTSVPDAVAELTRHRTVTAFLDGDRGGDLILEELAQVGDIDYVAFAPADSSVEELDHHEVFAALRNKVPYETVAELNEPREAVAATDGSTTPAPPPTGDTTAPPTTESDRTDTHDSATEPDAATDARDEARATAASQPQPDTADVVAGSEPAQSDDATAAESDADRGPETIYGHATEIVRANSDRVRFLDADATPIDEADASDAYEALDALEAVPTTIVLDEILDQRLLDLAADRGVDRIIARSLGQFTKRPTDVRVHAIDDVAEQRPDGE is encoded by the coding sequence ATGGAAGATACGTCGAAATACCTCATTCACGCGGACGTTACGGCTGACGGGGTCGTCGAGCGGAGCGACGTCGTCGGCGCAATCTTCGGGCAGACCGAAGGGCTGCTCGGCGACGAACTCGACCTCCGCGACCTCCGGCAGTCTGGCAAAGTCGGTCGTATCGATGTCGAAATCTCGAGCACTGGCGGTCAGTCCCACGGTCAAGTCACTATCGCGACGGGCCTCGATAAGGTCGAAACCGCCACGCTTGCGGCCTCGCTCGAGACGATCACGCGCGTCGGTCCCTGCCGAGCCGATCTCGAGGTCCGCAAGATCGAGGACGTGCGCGCTGCGAAACGCAAGGAAGTGGTCGATCGCGCGAAGGAACTCCTCCGAACGGGCTTCGACGACTCGATTATGTCCTCCGACGAGATCTTAGCGGAGGTCCGCCAGCACGTCCGCGTCGAGGATATCACCGAGTACGAGGGCCTGCCCGCCGGCCCACGGGTCACCGACAGTGACGCCATCATCGTCGTCGAAGGCCGAGCCGACGTCCTCACCCTACTCAAGTACGGCATCAAAAACGCCATCGCGGTCGAAGGGACGAGCGTCCCCGACGCCGTGGCCGAACTCACCCGTCATCGTACGGTTACGGCCTTCCTCGACGGCGACCGCGGCGGCGACCTCATCCTCGAGGAGCTCGCCCAGGTCGGTGACATCGATTACGTCGCGTTCGCTCCCGCCGACAGCTCCGTCGAGGAACTCGACCATCACGAAGTGTTCGCTGCCCTCCGGAACAAGGTCCCCTACGAGACAGTTGCGGAGTTAAACGAGCCTCGAGAAGCCGTCGCCGCCACCGACGGCAGCACGACGCCGGCACCGCCACCGACCGGCGACACGACCGCGCCACCGACGACGGAGTCCGACCGGACAGATACCCACGACTCAGCCACAGAGCCGGACGCAGCCACCGACGCACGTGACGAGGCCAGGGCGACAGCGGCGAGTCAGCCACAGCCGGACACCGCCGACGTGGTGGCCGGTTCGGAACCGGCACAGTCCGACGACGCGACCGCTGCCGAATCAGACGCTGACCGCGGCCCTGAAACGATCTACGGACACGCGACCGAGATCGTACGGGCGAACTCCGATCGTGTTCGGTTTCTCGACGCCGACGCCACGCCGATCGACGAAGCCGACGCGAGCGACGCCTACGAGGCACTCGACGCGCTCGAGGCGGTGCCGACGACGATCGTCCTCGACGAAATCCTCGATCAGCGCCTGCTCGATCTGGCAGCCGACCGTGGCGTCGACCGGATCATCGCACGCTCGCTCGGACAGTTCACGAAACGACCGACCGACGTTCGGGTCCACGCGATCGACGATGTCGCCGAGCAGCGCCCGGACGGGGAATGA
- a CDS encoding ArsR/SmtB family transcription factor, which yields MARLFPFRSETTTEEGQPRVVDLEGEDADAVFSALSSTTARQIYARLDEEPGTPSDIADAIDSSIQNVRYHLENLEDAGLVAVVDTWYSSRGNEMSVYATTDGPLIVTSDESRAAKLKAALSRFLGGIGALAGGSLLVQYTLTRWLAPTGATGESQSGDPDGGGQSTGSDHDTSTSTDGGDIGITDVNGSDGSSNGASSDAASASDSALDAGSEAAKNASDGGDAVAEAVFATVPPGLLFFLGGLVVLLAVVLYWYWYRPAY from the coding sequence ATGGCCCGGCTGTTCCCCTTTCGCTCCGAGACGACGACCGAGGAGGGCCAGCCTCGCGTCGTCGATCTCGAGGGTGAGGACGCCGATGCGGTCTTCAGCGCCCTCTCCTCGACGACGGCTCGGCAAATCTACGCACGCCTCGACGAGGAACCCGGAACGCCGAGTGACATCGCCGACGCGATCGATTCCTCCATCCAGAACGTCCGGTATCACTTAGAAAACCTCGAGGACGCCGGGCTCGTCGCGGTCGTCGACACCTGGTACTCCTCGCGGGGCAACGAGATGAGCGTCTATGCGACGACGGACGGGCCGCTGATCGTCACCAGCGACGAGTCGCGGGCAGCGAAACTCAAAGCGGCACTCTCGCGGTTTCTCGGCGGGATCGGCGCGCTCGCAGGGGGGAGTTTGCTGGTGCAGTACACACTGACACGCTGGCTCGCGCCGACTGGAGCGACCGGCGAGTCACAATCGGGTGACCCGGATGGCGGGGGCCAGTCGACAGGCTCGGACCACGATACGAGCACCTCGACCGATGGCGGCGACATCGGAATTACCGACGTGAACGGAAGCGACGGATCCAGTAACGGGGCGAGTTCGGATGCGGCGAGCGCGTCGGATTCGGCACTGGACGCCGGCAGCGAAGCGGCGAAAAACGCGAGCGACGGCGGGGACGCGGTGGCGGAGGCGGTGTTTGCAACTGTCCCGCCTGGCCTCCTCTTCTTCCTCGGCGGGCTCGTCGTGTTGCTCGCGGTCGTGCTGTACTGGTACTGGTATCGACCGGCGTACTGA
- a CDS encoding DUF3311 domain-containing protein, with product MHRNELGFWIAVAVVLAGLTVPWFLWGSATVVAGLPVWLWWHVGWMGVASIIFWLFAQRAWGIGIESAGDDDGGERLGGPGRAREPRTGGESP from the coding sequence ATGCACCGGAACGAACTGGGATTCTGGATCGCGGTCGCGGTCGTCCTCGCCGGACTCACGGTGCCGTGGTTCCTGTGGGGATCGGCGACCGTCGTCGCCGGGCTGCCAGTGTGGCTCTGGTGGCACGTCGGCTGGATGGGCGTGGCGTCGATCATCTTCTGGCTCTTCGCCCAGCGTGCCTGGGGGATCGGCATCGAATCGGCGGGCGACGATGACGGTGGCGAGCGACTGGGCGGTCCCGGTCGGGCTCGAGAGCCACGAACCGGCGGTGAGTCGCCATGA
- a CDS encoding sodium:solute symporter gives MRAVTLQLAIIVGYLLLALAVGLVAYRLTDRTAEDFYLASRTLGTVVLLFTTFATLLSAFTFFAGPNIAYAQGPEWILVMGLMDGIIFAILWYVIGYKQWLLGQQYGYVTLGEMLGDRFGSRWLRGLVAGVSLLWLFPYVMLQQVGAGTALEALTDGVVSYELGAGLITVFMILYVVAAGMRGVAWTDTLQGAFMLVTTWVALLWVLAAVGGPGAATAALASTPDTAGYLSLGSGYYTPQWILSTAITIGFGVAMFPQVNQRFFAAGSKAVLKRSFALWPILCVLLFVPSFMLGAWAAGLEVSIPEGANVLPLILDAYTPTWFAALVIAGAMAAMMSSSDSMLLSGSSYFTRDLYRPFVDRTLSDSREGLLARGGVVVFATAAFFASLFQPATLFDLGNAAFSGFAQLALPVLLALYWRKVTRAGITAGILASQGFYMASLFVAAVPGSYAGWSAGLVGMGLGLLITIAVSLVTSPAADEQRAIYFDGLGAD, from the coding sequence ATGAGGGCGGTCACACTACAATTGGCGATCATCGTCGGCTACCTCCTGCTTGCGCTCGCGGTCGGGCTGGTCGCCTATCGCCTGACCGACCGCACCGCCGAGGACTTCTATCTCGCGAGTCGCACGCTCGGCACAGTCGTGTTGCTGTTTACGACGTTCGCGACGCTGCTGTCGGCGTTTACCTTCTTCGCCGGCCCGAACATCGCCTACGCACAGGGGCCCGAGTGGATCCTCGTCATGGGGCTGATGGACGGCATCATCTTCGCCATCCTCTGGTACGTGATCGGCTACAAGCAGTGGTTGCTCGGCCAGCAGTACGGCTACGTCACCCTCGGCGAGATGCTCGGCGACCGCTTCGGATCACGGTGGCTCCGCGGGCTCGTCGCCGGCGTCAGCCTGCTCTGGCTGTTCCCCTACGTCATGCTCCAGCAGGTCGGCGCTGGTACGGCACTCGAGGCGCTCACCGACGGCGTAGTGTCCTACGAACTGGGTGCGGGCCTGATCACGGTGTTCATGATCCTCTACGTCGTCGCCGCCGGCATGCGCGGGGTCGCCTGGACCGACACGCTCCAGGGTGCGTTCATGCTCGTGACCACCTGGGTCGCGCTGCTGTGGGTGCTCGCAGCCGTCGGCGGCCCCGGCGCAGCGACCGCAGCACTCGCGTCAACGCCCGACACCGCCGGCTACCTCTCGCTTGGCAGCGGATACTACACGCCCCAGTGGATTCTCTCGACAGCGATCACGATCGGCTTCGGCGTCGCGATGTTCCCGCAGGTCAACCAGCGCTTCTTCGCCGCGGGCTCGAAGGCCGTGCTCAAGCGCTCCTTTGCCCTCTGGCCGATCCTCTGTGTGCTGCTGTTCGTCCCCTCGTTCATGCTCGGGGCGTGGGCCGCCGGCCTCGAGGTCTCGATTCCCGAGGGAGCGAACGTCCTGCCACTGATCCTCGATGCGTACACCCCGACCTGGTTCGCCGCGCTGGTCATCGCCGGGGCGATGGCCGCGATGATGTCCTCCTCGGACTCGATGTTGCTATCGGGGTCGTCGTATTTCACGCGGGATCTCTATCGACCGTTCGTCGACCGAACTCTCTCCGACAGCCGAGAAGGGCTGCTGGCCCGCGGCGGCGTCGTGGTCTTTGCGACTGCCGCCTTCTTCGCCAGTCTGTTTCAGCCGGCGACGCTGTTCGACCTCGGCAACGCCGCCTTCAGCGGCTTCGCCCAGCTCGCACTACCGGTGTTGCTTGCCCTCTACTGGCGCAAGGTTACGCGCGCCGGGATCACCGCCGGCATCCTCGCGAGCCAGGGCTTTTACATGGCGAGTCTCTTCGTCGCCGCTGTGCCGGGGTCCTACGCGGGCTGGTCGGCCGGCCTCGTCGGGATGGGGCTTGGCCTCCTCATCACCATCGCCGTCTCGCTGGTCACCTCGCCGGCAGCCGACGAACAACGCGCGATCTACTTCGACGGCCTCGGTGCCGACTGA
- a CDS encoding PQQ-binding-like beta-propeller repeat protein, translated as MNDWQRRSFLASSAALAAGGIFATSASGEERDAEPSNPVTDSTGWSSYRGNAANTASVETAASSELDTFAWKYEETGDLAAANGRAYLRTDDGAVHALDAGTGDLEWKREDLNVDGTPAVANETVYVTGERLVALDGTAGEVVWEVEFDSSESVTQPTVAHETVYVVANGSLYAIDAHDGSVNWKYDSIEIAAYQGMAMDSELEERSFDSISAAVANETVYAHTSPEALVALEATTGIKLWTADFPKGGGGEPIVATEETIYVKNLEIGHRVTVSVTEYEGDAERLLGHDGEVPTRTTGDAPFATSNEVRLSRPRISEPLGAWDYERGEYRWKYDVFSGIFAFRAPVIAGETAIVSYHPPSAAETDEAKKFFEEFGSEPAILGLDLTDGSKKWVIPYEGAGDVSVHRNSYEPPYVVSDDALYLTTSDGLFAIRSSQDETTHESRDGESSGDTEDGETETDDRERTGDDSDQNEPSIETEPDTGSTDTESVGDAQPSQDDVNETNESDVNSDANADDVPGFTGGASVVGGTLGLEWLRRRAPRDETDE; from the coding sequence ATGAACGATTGGCAGCGACGGTCATTCCTCGCTAGTAGTGCAGCGCTCGCGGCCGGTGGGATTTTCGCCACTTCAGCGAGTGGAGAAGAACGGGATGCCGAGCCGTCGAATCCGGTCACCGATTCAACGGGCTGGTCGTCGTATCGAGGGAACGCAGCGAACACGGCATCCGTCGAGACGGCTGCGAGCTCGGAACTAGACACGTTCGCCTGGAAGTACGAGGAAACCGGTGACCTCGCTGCCGCCAACGGAAGGGCGTACCTGAGAACTGACGACGGAGCAGTGCACGCCCTCGATGCAGGAACGGGGGACCTCGAGTGGAAACGGGAGGATCTCAACGTCGACGGAACGCCCGCGGTTGCCAACGAGACGGTCTACGTCACCGGAGAGCGGTTGGTCGCGCTCGACGGCACAGCCGGCGAGGTGGTCTGGGAAGTCGAGTTCGACAGTAGCGAGTCGGTGACGCAGCCGACAGTCGCACACGAGACGGTTTATGTCGTTGCCAATGGATCGCTCTACGCGATCGACGCACACGATGGGTCGGTGAACTGGAAGTACGATTCAATCGAAATAGCTGCTTACCAGGGAATGGCAATGGACTCGGAACTAGAAGAACGGTCGTTCGATTCGATATCCGCCGCCGTCGCAAACGAAACCGTATACGCCCATACCTCACCGGAGGCGCTCGTCGCACTCGAGGCAACGACAGGAATCAAGCTCTGGACCGCAGATTTTCCCAAAGGTGGGGGTGGAGAACCGATCGTTGCGACGGAGGAGACGATCTATGTGAAGAATCTCGAAATAGGACACCGTGTGACGGTCTCCGTGACCGAGTACGAAGGTGATGCCGAACGACTCCTCGGTCACGACGGCGAGGTGCCGACACGAACGACTGGGGACGCCCCGTTCGCAACGTCGAACGAGGTGCGGCTCTCCCGCCCACGGATAAGCGAGCCGCTCGGTGCCTGGGACTACGAACGCGGCGAGTACCGCTGGAAATACGATGTGTTCTCGGGGATCTTCGCCTTCCGCGCCCCGGTTATCGCTGGAGAGACGGCCATCGTCTCCTACCATCCACCCTCGGCGGCCGAAACCGACGAGGCGAAGAAGTTCTTCGAGGAGTTCGGGAGTGAACCAGCGATTCTCGGGCTCGATCTGACGGACGGATCAAAGAAGTGGGTGATCCCGTACGAAGGCGCTGGAGACGTCAGCGTCCACCGAAATAGCTACGAGCCCCCCTACGTCGTCAGTGACGATGCACTCTATCTCACCACCAGCGATGGACTGTTCGCCATTCGTTCGTCCCAAGATGAGACCACCCACGAGTCCCGCGACGGCGAATCGAGCGGTGACACAGAAGACGGCGAGACCGAGACGGACGATCGGGAACGCACTGGCGACGATTCGGACCAGAACGAACCCAGCATAGAAACTGAGCCGGATACCGGTTCAACCGACACCGAAAGCGTTGGCGACGCTCAGCCCAGTCAGGACGACGTCAACGAAACAAACGAGAGTGATGTCAACAGTGATGCCAACGCCGATGACGTTCCCGGCTTCACCGGTGGTGCGAGCGTCGTCGGCGGTACGCTCGGTCTCGAGTGGCTTCGTCGTCGAGCACCCAGGGACGAAACGGACGAGTAA